The following proteins are co-located in the bacterium genome:
- a CDS encoding regulatory protein RecX gives MPLITEIRAPGSSRSKTGSEHLRGGGEWRRVVLDDGRQLWVDVEQVARHRLEPGEPVDPRVIGRLLARDVYFRARERALRLLAARPRSAWEIRERLARDRVPETTVRAVIAGLVHDQLLDDLTFARAWISRRMAARPYGARRIRWELRQRGVTPAIIDHALKESVRDDGGISQTEERSALTLIRGRLSGYRYLTPARRTRRIAALLERRGYAAGTIVRVLRTLGRAEDLEELNG, from the coding sequence ATGCCGCTGATCACGGAGATCCGCGCCCCGGGATCGTCACGGTCGAAGACCGGATCGGAGCATCTGCGCGGGGGCGGCGAGTGGCGCCGCGTCGTGCTCGATGACGGCCGCCAGTTGTGGGTCGACGTCGAGCAAGTGGCGCGGCACCGATTGGAGCCGGGCGAACCGGTTGACCCGCGCGTGATCGGGCGCCTCCTGGCGCGCGACGTGTACTTTCGGGCCCGGGAGCGGGCCCTTCGTCTTTTGGCTGCGAGACCCAGGAGCGCGTGGGAGATCCGGGAACGGCTAGCCCGGGACCGCGTGCCGGAGACGACGGTCCGAGCGGTGATCGCCGGCCTCGTGCACGACCAACTCTTGGACGACCTGACATTTGCCCGCGCATGGATCAGCCGCCGGATGGCCGCGCGTCCCTACGGGGCGCGGCGCATCCGTTGGGAGCTTCGACAACGAGGAGTGACTCCGGCCATCATCGATCATGCCCTCAAGGAGTCCGTTCGCGATGACGGCGGCATCTCCCAGACCGAGGAACGATCTGCACTCACGCTCATCCGGGGACGCCTCAGCGGCTACCGCTATCTCACGCCGGCGAGGCGGACACGGCGGATCGCGGCGCTGTTAGAGCGCCGCGGATACGCGGCGGGGACGATCGTGCGGGTCCTCAGGACGCTTGGGAGGGCGGAGGATCTGGAGGAGCTCAATGGCTGA
- the thpR gene encoding RNA 2',3'-cyclic phosphodiesterase: MRVFVAVALEAALRKTVAELPQRLNSAAAFRWVPTGNLHLTLKFLGEIAEEHVDRVIGAAREVAGRAMPFPITLGGMGAFPSPKRPQVVWVGVAQGVDRLSELASDLDVTLHRVEFPRDSRAFRPHLTIARAKQEGPMPDLSGPLRRLHGMVVGTQTVDAILVMESTLNPAGSIYRSVEEVRLGEAS; the protein is encoded by the coding sequence ATGCGCGTCTTCGTCGCGGTGGCGTTGGAGGCAGCCCTCCGCAAGACGGTCGCCGAGTTGCCGCAGCGTTTGAACTCGGCCGCCGCCTTCCGGTGGGTGCCTACAGGGAACCTTCACCTCACCCTGAAGTTCCTTGGTGAGATCGCGGAGGAGCACGTCGACCGGGTGATCGGCGCCGCGCGGGAGGTCGCCGGACGAGCGATGCCATTTCCTATCACCCTCGGCGGCATGGGGGCGTTTCCGTCGCCGAAGAGGCCGCAGGTGGTGTGGGTCGGAGTGGCACAGGGAGTCGATCGGCTCAGCGAGCTGGCCAGCGACCTGGACGTCACGCTCCACCGGGTGGAGTTCCCCAGGGACAGCCGCGCGTTTCGGCCGCACCTCACGATCGCCCGGGCGAAACAGGAAGGGCCTATGCCCGATCTCTCCGGTCCGCTGCGTCGTCTACATGGAATGGTGGTAGGGACTCAAACGGTGGACGCGATCCTTGTGATGGAGAGCACCCTCAACCCGGCCGGCTCGATCTATCGGTCCGTCGAGGAAGTGCGGCTCGGTGAAGCATCGTAA
- a CDS encoding UvrD-helicase domain-containing protein, with amino-acid sequence MADRRGGRVRHDQLVLALPGSDDGGSGANLAPTPTIDAAPSIADVLLEGLTGDQLTAVTHAEGPLLIVAGAGTGKTTVITRRIAHLITTRRTRPEQILALTFTDRAAAEMEERVDRLVPYGFTQAWISTFHAFGDRVLRENAVHLGLSPDFRVLTKAEQIIFLRERLFELPLDYFRPLGDPTRHLAALVALFSRAKDEDVTPEAYAAYADQVGAETAPGLPAQAEYARQQRELAAAYRAYQQLLSRESRLDFGDLITLTLRLLRDHPTVLERYREQFQYVLVDEFQDTNYAQFELVKLLAEGRRCLTVVADDDQAIYRWRGASYSNITYFTETYPEARTVVLTHNYRSTQFILDSAYRLIRHNDPDRLEVRHNIDKRLRASAGVGAVPRHLHFDTLSSEADGVADRIAQRGAEGQWRYGDVAILVRANRDADPFLRALNMRGIPLTFSGSRGLYDREEIRLVIAALRCLANPHDSLSLYLLSTAPFYDVPAQDLASCMAYAHRKNRSLSHVYRHLAAIVEIEVSPEGRAAIGKLVEDLDAMTQLASRHGTGRVLYEYLVTRTGYVGRLAAGGRPEDEQKVANIAKFFDLVARYGEIVRVDRVPGFVQYLDLLIDAGDDPPAAEFETDADAVHILTIHKAKGLEFPVVFMVGLVSDRFPSRARGDPIPLPDALMKDLLPSGDFHLQEERRLFYVGMTRAKRDLYLTSARDYGGARPRKVSRFVLEALDLPRADPETFRASVVQAVERHAPPVDLHPQILLVPSGDAVVPLSFRQVDDYSTCPLKYKYIHILRVPVMRDHRVVYGAALHEAVQEYNRRRARRQPVAAEDLIAHFERSWVNEGFLSREHEDQRMEAGRDALRRFFEYQEASGTVPTFVEREFRFHVGATILRGRWDRVDVRGGEVVIIDFKSTDVRTQQDADRRAKDSEQLAIYTLAYKEVFGRLPDRVELHFLGHQVLVGRARKTDAELTRTREMILHAAEGIRSQHFIATPDPYRACPYCAFNQICPYTATAE; translated from the coding sequence ATGGCTGATCGCAGGGGAGGTCGGGTACGGCACGATCAGCTCGTGCTGGCCCTCCCCGGGTCGGACGACGGGGGCTCGGGGGCGAATCTCGCCCCGACGCCCACGATCGATGCGGCGCCGTCCATTGCGGACGTCCTGCTCGAGGGGCTGACGGGCGATCAATTGACCGCGGTGACGCACGCAGAAGGGCCGCTGTTGATCGTGGCGGGAGCGGGGACCGGGAAGACGACCGTGATCACGCGCCGGATCGCGCACCTGATCACGACGCGGCGCACCCGACCGGAGCAGATCCTCGCGCTGACCTTCACGGACCGCGCGGCGGCGGAGATGGAGGAACGGGTCGATCGCCTGGTCCCGTACGGATTCACCCAGGCCTGGATCAGCACGTTCCACGCGTTTGGTGACCGGGTCCTGCGCGAGAACGCCGTGCACCTGGGGCTCTCCCCTGATTTTCGCGTCCTGACAAAGGCCGAACAGATCATCTTCCTCCGCGAGCGGCTCTTCGAATTGCCCCTCGATTACTTTCGCCCGTTGGGCGACCCGACCCGCCACCTCGCCGCCCTGGTCGCGCTGTTCAGCCGGGCCAAAGACGAGGACGTGACCCCGGAGGCGTACGCCGCCTACGCGGACCAAGTGGGCGCGGAGACGGCGCCGGGCCTCCCCGCACAGGCTGAGTATGCGCGCCAGCAGCGCGAACTCGCGGCCGCGTATCGTGCGTATCAACAGCTCCTCTCGCGCGAGAGCCGCCTGGACTTCGGGGATCTCATCACCCTGACCCTGAGGCTCTTGCGGGACCACCCCACGGTGCTCGAGCGTTACCGAGAACAGTTCCAATACGTCCTCGTCGACGAGTTTCAGGATACCAACTACGCGCAGTTCGAGCTCGTGAAGTTGCTCGCCGAGGGGCGGCGGTGCCTCACGGTGGTGGCTGATGATGACCAGGCAATCTACCGCTGGCGGGGGGCGTCCTACAGCAACATCACCTATTTCACGGAGACCTACCCTGAGGCGCGGACGGTCGTGCTCACGCACAACTACCGGTCGACGCAGTTCATCTTGGACAGCGCGTACCGGCTGATCCGGCACAACGATCCTGATCGCCTGGAGGTCCGCCACAACATCGACAAACGCCTGCGGGCCTCCGCCGGCGTGGGGGCGGTCCCGCGCCACCTGCACTTTGACACGCTGAGCAGCGAAGCCGACGGCGTGGCCGACCGGATCGCGCAGCGTGGCGCCGAGGGCCAGTGGCGTTACGGCGACGTGGCCATCTTGGTTCGAGCGAACCGCGATGCGGATCCGTTCCTGCGTGCGCTCAACATGCGGGGTATCCCGTTGACGTTCTCCGGAAGCCGCGGCCTGTACGACCGGGAGGAGATCAGGCTCGTCATTGCCGCGCTGCGGTGCCTCGCCAATCCGCATGACAGTCTCTCCCTGTACCTGCTGAGCACGGCGCCGTTCTACGACGTGCCCGCCCAGGATCTCGCATCGTGCATGGCTTACGCGCATCGGAAGAACCGGTCCTTGAGCCATGTCTACCGGCACCTCGCCGCGATCGTGGAGATCGAGGTGTCCCCTGAGGGCCGGGCCGCGATCGGCAAGCTGGTCGAGGATCTCGACGCGATGACGCAGCTGGCCTCGCGGCACGGGACGGGGCGGGTCCTCTACGAGTACCTGGTCACCCGCACCGGATACGTGGGCCGGTTGGCGGCCGGGGGCCGTCCCGAGGACGAGCAAAAGGTCGCGAACATCGCGAAATTCTTCGACCTTGTGGCGCGGTACGGGGAGATCGTCCGCGTGGATCGGGTGCCGGGGTTCGTCCAATACCTGGACCTCCTCATCGACGCAGGGGATGACCCGCCCGCGGCAGAGTTTGAGACCGACGCGGACGCCGTGCATATCCTCACGATCCACAAGGCCAAGGGGTTGGAGTTCCCCGTCGTCTTCATGGTCGGCCTCGTCTCGGACCGATTTCCCTCGAGAGCGCGGGGGGATCCGATCCCGCTTCCAGACGCCCTGATGAAGGATCTTCTCCCCTCTGGAGATTTTCATCTGCAGGAGGAGCGCCGGCTGTTTTATGTGGGGATGACCCGCGCCAAACGCGATCTCTACCTCACCAGCGCACGGGACTACGGCGGCGCGCGGCCGAGAAAGGTGAGCCGGTTCGTGCTCGAGGCGCTCGATCTTCCGCGGGCGGACCCGGAGACGTTCCGGGCGTCTGTCGTGCAGGCGGTGGAACGCCACGCCCCGCCGGTCGATCTGCATCCGCAGATCCTGTTGGTCCCCTCCGGCGACGCGGTCGTGCCGCTGTCCTTCCGGCAGGTGGACGATTACTCGACGTGCCCCCTCAAGTACAAGTACATCCATATTCTGCGCGTGCCGGTGATGCGGGACCACCGGGTCGTCTACGGGGCGGCGCTTCACGAGGCGGTGCAGGAATACAACCGCCGCCGTGCGCGCCGCCAGCCTGTGGCGGCCGAGGATTTGATCGCCCACTTTGAGCGGTCGTGGGTGAACGAGGGGTTCTTGAGCCGCGAGCACGAGGATCAGCGCATGGAGGCCGGTCGCGACGCGCTCCGGCGGTTCTTCGAGTACCAGGAGGCCAGCGGGACCGTGCCGACGTTCGTGGAGCGTGAGTTCCGGTTCCACGTCGGGGCGACGATTCTGAGGGGCCGCTGGGACCGCGTCGATGTCCGGGGGGGAGAGGTCGTGATCATCGACTTCAAGAGCACCGACGTCCGGACCCAGCAGGATGCCGACCGCCGCGCCAAGGACAGCGAGCAGCTGGCGATCTATACGCTGGCGTACAAGGAGGTGTTCGGGCGGCTTCCGGACCGGGTCGAGCTGCATTTCCTCGGCCACCAAGTCCTCGTGGGGCGGGCCCGCAAGACCGATGCCGAGCTGACCCGGACCCGGGAGATGATTCTGCACGCCGCGGAGGGGATCCGCTCGCAGCACTTCATCGCCACGCCCGATCCCTATCGGGCGTGTCCGTACTGCGCCTTCAATCAAATTTGCCCGTACACGGCGACGGCCGAATGA
- a CDS encoding AAA family ATPase — MIIRRIRIRRFKKLLDQMLECGPGLNVIHGRNDAGKSTLHLAFSAVLYPVRPSDAKTYGTWGEGDPGEITVEFDAGDRPYRLRKDLGGRKVVLETVEGAIEDPKHVEQRIGELLGVTSLSLFRATVHISQWDLAGVQKEQQEIGTRLARIVTGGDADAARVLNALDERIRRMEVGLQRPAKAPGPLKADQDRLALLSAEQHRLSREVEAIERAAAERDRLVVQIAGLEQQVRDDEELLKANRRLLELETQWKQTSARAKELESLRDRVERAVREVEAADGDEALSLSPIDPKTLRRLRDAETRVRLLEPPPGGPGPDLWLGGVGPAASGSALGRLLAFGPGGLGVLALSIGVAGAALLGAGRTLWGIVLLGGALALGGAVMAARGRQAGRAAHEAIVHAERQARIRQAEEHRAAAEAAAEEVRRQLEALGVPSIEAAVDLSDRRERAHLRRAVARNLLSVLLGGRIREEIAEEHEGILLDLGMIRAQREEPDLVLRQLQPAGFQRLQAEAAARKARLTDAIGALHRLEGRLSGRSPHEDLARAEEEITETRARLAWHQRFGDVLKLTRAVLFEAHRGTIVPGKALLEDQAGRYLRELSGGVYERVAVDEHTLAPRVWIGPPKEWAEVASREIGSGAVDQCYLALRLALVDVLCTNHRPPLFLDDPFLAYDEHRERAAMGFLRQWARGRQVFLLTCRGQYHQYADRLIILGEVPAPAPLSSPPLSSAPAIPGG; from the coding sequence GTGATCATCCGCCGGATTCGGATTCGCCGATTCAAAAAGCTGCTGGATCAGATGCTGGAATGCGGCCCCGGCCTGAACGTGATTCACGGCCGGAACGACGCGGGCAAATCTACGCTTCACCTGGCGTTTTCGGCCGTCCTGTACCCGGTCAGACCCTCCGACGCCAAAACCTACGGGACCTGGGGGGAGGGGGATCCGGGCGAGATTACGGTGGAGTTCGATGCCGGGGACCGCCCCTACCGGCTCCGCAAGGACCTCGGAGGCCGGAAGGTCGTGCTCGAGACCGTGGAGGGGGCGATCGAAGATCCCAAGCACGTCGAGCAGCGGATCGGCGAACTCCTCGGCGTCACCAGCCTCAGCCTCTTCCGCGCCACGGTGCATATCAGCCAGTGGGACCTCGCCGGGGTCCAAAAGGAGCAACAGGAGATCGGGACGCGCCTGGCCCGGATCGTGACCGGTGGCGACGCCGACGCGGCGCGCGTCCTCAACGCGTTGGACGAGCGGATTCGCCGGATGGAAGTGGGGCTCCAGCGGCCGGCGAAGGCTCCCGGCCCGCTCAAGGCCGACCAAGACCGTCTCGCGCTGTTGTCCGCCGAACAGCACCGGCTGTCGCGTGAAGTGGAGGCGATCGAACGCGCGGCCGCTGAGCGCGATCGCTTGGTGGTCCAGATCGCCGGGTTGGAGCAGCAGGTTCGCGACGACGAGGAACTCTTGAAGGCGAACCGGCGGCTGCTGGAGCTCGAGACCCAATGGAAACAGACGAGCGCCCGGGCCAAGGAGTTGGAATCGCTCCGCGACCGCGTCGAGCGGGCGGTGCGCGAGGTCGAAGCCGCCGACGGGGACGAGGCGTTGAGCCTCTCGCCCATCGATCCGAAGACGCTGCGCCGGCTCCGGGACGCCGAGACCCGCGTCCGGCTTCTCGAACCCCCCCCCGGCGGGCCGGGACCGGATCTTTGGTTGGGGGGGGTCGGTCCGGCGGCCTCGGGTTCGGCCCTGGGTCGTCTGCTCGCATTTGGCCCCGGTGGGCTGGGAGTCCTCGCCTTGTCCATTGGAGTGGCCGGCGCGGCGCTCCTCGGCGCCGGCAGGACCTTATGGGGCATCGTCCTCCTGGGCGGCGCGCTCGCCCTCGGAGGAGCGGTCATGGCCGCGCGAGGCCGGCAGGCCGGGCGGGCGGCCCACGAGGCGATTGTGCACGCGGAACGTCAGGCGCGGATCCGCCAGGCCGAGGAGCATCGCGCCGCCGCGGAGGCCGCCGCCGAGGAGGTACGGCGACAGCTCGAAGCGTTGGGGGTCCCTTCGATAGAAGCGGCCGTCGACCTGTCGGACCGTCGGGAACGCGCCCACCTCCGGCGTGCGGTCGCGCGCAATCTCCTTTCCGTATTGCTCGGCGGACGGATCCGCGAGGAGATCGCAGAGGAGCACGAAGGGATCTTGCTGGATCTCGGCATGATCCGGGCCCAGCGCGAGGAGCCCGATCTCGTGCTCCGGCAACTTCAGCCGGCGGGCTTCCAACGACTTCAGGCCGAGGCCGCGGCTCGGAAGGCCCGGCTCACAGACGCGATCGGCGCCTTGCACAGGCTCGAGGGCCGGCTCAGCGGGCGATCGCCGCACGAGGATCTCGCCCGCGCCGAGGAGGAGATCACCGAGACCCGCGCGCGGTTGGCCTGGCACCAGCGATTCGGCGACGTCCTCAAATTGACGCGAGCCGTGCTGTTTGAGGCGCACCGGGGCACCATCGTTCCGGGGAAGGCCTTGTTGGAGGACCAGGCAGGCCGCTACCTGCGAGAACTATCGGGAGGTGTGTACGAGCGGGTCGCCGTGGACGAGCATACCCTCGCGCCTCGCGTCTGGATCGGGCCGCCCAAGGAGTGGGCTGAAGTGGCGTCCCGGGAGATCGGGAGTGGGGCGGTGGATCAGTGTTATTTGGCGCTCCGGCTGGCCCTGGTCGATGTGCTGTGCACCAACCACCGCCCTCCGCTGTTCCTTGACGATCCATTCCTGGCGTATGACGAGCACCGCGAGCGTGCGGCCATGGGGTTCCTCCGCCAGTGGGCCAGGGGCCGGCAGGTCTTCCTGCTGACCTGTCGGGGCCAGTATCACCAGTATGCCGACCGGTTGATCATCCTCGGGGAGGTTCCCGCCCCGGCCCCTCTGTCATCGCCCCCCTTGTCCTCGGCTCCCGCGATCCCTGGGGGGTGA
- a CDS encoding metallophosphoesterase, producing the protein MSVRLLHTADVHLGATFRVLGDRGREQRRQLEATFARVVTLAIAEQVDVMLIAGDLFDSVPAARAHLGFAAQELRRLGDARISACAIAGNHDPLADGSAGVWRDLAAAAPSVTVFGPALEARVFPDLDLTVVGRSCLRHLSAESPLDGLPVARSTRFVVALAHGSVQRPDVPVQFGQITREEIQRSAVDYVALGDWHSARDVSCGGVSAWYSGAPEMIDLDEPDSGNVCLVTLDAPGKVDVARTRIGRRFGRRLDRDIATLGGPEGVARMIRAEADPDLALTVVLTGLSSLADRVSAERLREDLAGEFFRLEIRDESHLRPDVIDPAQFPENTVLGRFVRLMQEEIAGREGEARGIAEDALHWGVALLQGKELLS; encoded by the coding sequence ATGAGCGTGCGTCTCCTGCATACCGCAGACGTCCACCTGGGCGCGACGTTTCGGGTGCTGGGTGATCGCGGGCGCGAACAGCGCCGGCAGCTCGAAGCGACATTTGCCCGCGTCGTGACACTCGCGATCGCCGAGCAGGTGGACGTGATGCTGATCGCCGGAGACCTGTTCGACTCGGTGCCCGCGGCGAGGGCGCATCTTGGGTTTGCCGCGCAGGAGCTCCGGCGCCTCGGAGACGCTCGGATCTCCGCCTGCGCGATTGCGGGGAATCACGATCCGCTCGCGGACGGGAGCGCGGGGGTGTGGCGCGACTTGGCCGCCGCTGCGCCCTCCGTCACGGTCTTCGGCCCCGCCCTCGAGGCCCGCGTGTTCCCCGACCTCGACCTCACGGTCGTCGGCCGCTCATGTCTGCGGCACCTCTCGGCGGAGAGTCCCCTCGATGGGCTCCCGGTGGCGCGGTCCACGCGATTTGTCGTCGCGCTCGCGCATGGCAGCGTGCAGCGGCCCGACGTGCCGGTACAGTTCGGCCAGATCACCCGCGAGGAGATTCAACGGAGCGCGGTGGATTACGTGGCCCTCGGCGACTGGCATTCCGCCCGCGACGTCAGCTGCGGAGGCGTGTCGGCGTGGTACAGCGGCGCCCCCGAGATGATCGATCTCGATGAACCGGACTCCGGGAACGTCTGTCTGGTGACGCTGGACGCTCCCGGGAAGGTCGATGTCGCACGGACACGCATCGGTCGCCGATTCGGACGGCGTCTCGATCGCGACATCGCGACCCTGGGGGGTCCCGAGGGGGTTGCCCGGATGATCCGCGCTGAGGCGGATCCAGATCTCGCCCTGACCGTGGTGCTCACGGGACTCTCGTCCCTCGCCGATCGCGTGAGCGCCGAACGGTTACGGGAAGACCTCGCCGGCGAGTTCTTCCGCCTCGAGATCCGAGACGAGTCGCACCTGCGGCCGGATGTGATCGATCCCGCGCAGTTTCCCGAAAATACCGTGCTCGGCCGGTTCGTTCGGTTGATGCAGGAGGAGATCGCGGGGCGAGAGGGGGAGGCGCGGGGGATCGCCGAGGACGCGTTGCATTGGGGCGTGGCCCTGCTCCAAGGCAAGGAGCTGCTGTCGTGA
- the recA gene encoding recombinase RecA, with translation MNERQRALDLALTQIERQFGKGSIMKLGENQAKLHVEVIPTGVIALDAALGVGGVPRGRVVEIYGPEASGKTTLGYHIIAEAQREGGVAAFIDAEHALNTEYARNVGVDIDNLLISQPDSGEQALEIAEMLVRSGAIDVIVVDSVAALVPRAELEGDMGDAHVGLQARLMSQALRKLVGAISKSRTTVIFINQIREKVGIMFGNPEVTTGGRALKFYASVRMEIRRTETLKSGDQAIGQRVRVKVVKNKLAAPFRDAEADIIFPRGISKAGSLLDLATVHNLVTRTGTWFAYKDMRLGQGRDNAREFLENNPELTHEIEVRTREKLGIARPTRPVETEAHPAPVGGENGPLPRDARSGAPVPKGAPARTAR, from the coding sequence ATGAACGAACGGCAGCGCGCCCTGGACTTGGCTCTCACACAGATCGAACGACAGTTCGGCAAAGGGTCGATCATGAAACTTGGCGAGAATCAGGCTAAGTTGCATGTCGAGGTCATCCCCACAGGGGTGATTGCGCTCGATGCGGCCCTTGGGGTGGGAGGCGTGCCCCGCGGCCGTGTTGTGGAGATCTATGGGCCGGAAGCCTCGGGAAAGACCACGCTTGGATACCATATCATCGCCGAGGCGCAGCGAGAGGGGGGCGTGGCGGCGTTCATCGACGCCGAGCATGCGCTCAACACCGAGTATGCGCGGAACGTCGGCGTCGACATCGACAACCTCCTGATCTCGCAGCCGGACTCAGGCGAGCAAGCGCTGGAGATCGCCGAGATGCTGGTCCGGTCCGGCGCGATCGACGTGATCGTCGTCGACTCGGTGGCCGCGCTGGTGCCCCGCGCCGAACTGGAAGGGGATATGGGGGACGCCCACGTGGGCCTGCAGGCTCGGCTGATGTCACAGGCCTTGCGGAAGCTCGTGGGGGCGATCAGCAAGTCCCGGACCACGGTGATCTTCATCAATCAGATTCGGGAGAAGGTCGGGATCATGTTCGGCAACCCCGAAGTGACCACGGGCGGACGGGCGTTGAAGTTTTATGCCTCGGTCCGGATGGAGATTCGCCGCACCGAAACGCTCAAGTCGGGCGACCAGGCGATCGGGCAGCGAGTCCGGGTCAAGGTCGTCAAGAACAAGCTCGCCGCGCCCTTCCGCGATGCTGAGGCGGACATCATCTTCCCGCGCGGGATCAGCAAGGCGGGAAGCCTCCTCGATCTGGCAACGGTGCATAACCTTGTGACCCGGACGGGCACATGGTTCGCGTACAAAGACATGCGCCTCGGCCAGGGTCGCGACAACGCGCGGGAGTTTCTCGAGAACAACCCCGAGCTGACCCACGAGATCGAGGTGCGGACCCGGGAGAAACTGGGGATCGCGCGGCCCACGCGGCCGGTGGAGACGGAGGCGCATCCGGCTCCCGTCGGCGGGGAGAACGGGCCGCTCCCGCGGGACGCCCGCTCCGGCGCACCGGTGCCGAAGGGGGCACCCGCCCGGACGGCGCGATGA
- a CDS encoding SCO family protein has translation MKNRVLSRLQPRWVWIVAGILLAAAGVAAVVWARVGNPALQGAVVTPPAPTYDFSLHDSDNKIVRLSALRGKAVVLTFLYTHCPDVCPLTAEKLHETYRQLGATANRVALLAVSVDPKGDTPEAVRTFLTTHHVTGELSYLTGSYAELKRVWSYYYVSSNAKDTPPKTVDLVDHTSVVYVIDPSGNLRVFLPGNFDPKDLTTDLKILASEPAR, from the coding sequence ATGAAAAACCGAGTCCTCAGCCGGCTGCAGCCCCGGTGGGTCTGGATCGTCGCCGGTATCCTGCTGGCCGCGGCCGGGGTCGCCGCCGTCGTCTGGGCAAGGGTCGGGAACCCCGCGCTCCAGGGGGCCGTCGTCACCCCCCCCGCGCCTACCTACGACTTCAGCCTCCACGATTCCGACAACAAGATCGTCCGGTTGAGTGCCTTACGAGGCAAGGCGGTCGTCCTGACGTTCTTGTACACGCACTGTCCCGACGTCTGCCCGCTCACCGCGGAGAAACTTCACGAGACCTACCGGCAGCTCGGGGCGACGGCGAATCGGGTCGCGCTCCTGGCCGTGAGTGTGGATCCCAAAGGCGACACCCCGGAGGCGGTCCGGACCTTCCTCACCACCCACCATGTGACCGGGGAGCTCTCGTACCTCACCGGGTCGTATGCTGAGCTCAAGCGTGTGTGGAGCTACTATTATGTCAGTTCTAACGCGAAGGACACGCCTCCAAAAACGGTCGACCTGGTGGACCACACATCTGTCGTGTACGTCATCGACCCGAGTGGCAACCTCCGAGTGTTCCTCCCCGGGAACTTCGACCCCAAAGATCTCACCACCGACCTCAAGATCCTCGCCAGCGAACCCGCCAGGTAA